In Leucobacter insecticola, one DNA window encodes the following:
- the mgtA gene encoding magnesium-translocating P-type ATPase, with translation MNTLNSTSGQTATAVLSSPPPRKGKKQRGRANQGEERRALLSDTQQTMLRDAALAAPETALSTMGGTIEGLTAVQVEERQERYGLNEVSHDKPAPAILQFLATFKNPFIVILMFLVTIMVFTDIIWADPEEGPEYTGVITISVMVLASAILRFWQEYRSSRSAEALKAMVRTTAAVTRSQKGVAVTRELPIEEIMPGDIIQLAAGDMIPADVRLLRSKDLQLNQAMLTGESLPTEKTPEPMLELDTKDLLDATNIGFMGTSVVSGSGTAVVLGTGSNSYFGSMASSLSSTRPETSFDKGIRNVTFLLIKFMLFMVPCVFIINGLTKDWTSAFLFAVTVAVGMTPEMLPLIVTANLAKGAQFMAKRKVIVKRLNSIQNFGAMDVLCTDKTGTLTEDRIVLERHLDLNGDTSEEILQLATANAHFQTGLRNLLDRAIIDAGAGSVLDRVLTDYELVDEMPFDFVRRRMSVVVSDAEQHLIITKGAAEEVMSVCTSERRGDEVRELTTERKLEINALIAENNKLGMRVLALATRSVRPIPERGTEADYFTSDERDMTLVGLLAFLDPPKASASDAIEKIQAYGTQVKVITGDNELVAATVCREVGIDVGTVVLGSAIDDLSMEELTELAERTTVFAKVNPLQKARIVEAIRAGDHVVGFLGDGINDAAALRTADVGISVDTAVDIAKESADIILLEKDLGVLEEGIIEGRRTFGNTIKYIKMTASSNFGNMFSVLVASAMLPFIPMIPLVVLVQNLSYDLSMLTVTWDKMDDEYLRKPRKWETKSLAQFMIRIGPISSIFDITTFALMWFIFQANTVGDASLFQSGWFIESLLSQTLIVHMIRTKKIPFIQSTAAWPVLVATSIVCVFGLILPFSGWGQSLGLVPLPWSYFPWLIGTLLAYMGLTQFLKVRFVKKFGTWL, from the coding sequence CGACGCCGCACTCGCCGCACCCGAGACCGCACTCAGCACCATGGGCGGCACCATTGAGGGTCTTACGGCAGTGCAGGTCGAAGAACGCCAGGAACGTTACGGCCTGAACGAGGTCAGCCACGACAAGCCGGCCCCCGCGATCCTGCAGTTCCTGGCGACGTTTAAGAACCCCTTCATTGTCATCTTGATGTTCCTCGTCACCATCATGGTGTTCACGGACATCATCTGGGCTGACCCCGAGGAAGGACCCGAATACACGGGCGTCATCACCATCTCCGTGATGGTGCTCGCGAGCGCGATCCTGCGATTCTGGCAGGAGTACCGCTCGAGCCGTTCAGCCGAAGCTCTGAAGGCGATGGTCCGCACGACCGCCGCCGTGACCCGCTCGCAGAAGGGCGTCGCAGTCACCCGCGAGCTGCCGATCGAAGAGATCATGCCGGGTGACATCATCCAGCTCGCCGCGGGCGATATGATCCCCGCGGACGTCCGCCTGCTGCGTTCCAAGGACCTGCAGCTGAACCAGGCGATGCTGACGGGCGAATCACTGCCGACGGAGAAGACGCCGGAGCCCATGCTTGAGCTCGATACCAAGGATCTGCTCGACGCCACCAACATCGGCTTCATGGGCACCTCCGTGGTCAGCGGTTCGGGCACCGCGGTCGTGCTCGGCACCGGGAGCAACAGCTACTTCGGCAGCATGGCCTCGAGCCTCAGCAGCACCCGCCCCGAGACGAGCTTCGACAAGGGCATCCGCAACGTCACCTTCCTGCTCATCAAGTTCATGCTGTTCATGGTGCCGTGTGTGTTCATCATCAACGGCCTGACCAAGGACTGGACGAGCGCCTTCCTGTTTGCCGTCACCGTTGCGGTGGGCATGACCCCCGAGATGCTGCCGCTGATCGTCACGGCGAACCTCGCCAAGGGCGCACAGTTCATGGCAAAGCGCAAAGTCATCGTGAAGCGCCTCAACAGCATCCAGAACTTCGGTGCGATGGATGTGCTCTGCACCGACAAGACCGGAACCCTCACCGAGGATCGCATCGTGCTGGAGCGCCACCTCGATCTCAACGGCGATACTTCCGAAGAGATCCTGCAGCTCGCGACCGCGAACGCGCACTTCCAGACCGGGCTGCGTAACCTCCTCGATCGTGCGATCATCGACGCCGGCGCGGGTTCCGTGCTCGACCGGGTCCTGACCGACTACGAGCTGGTTGACGAGATGCCGTTCGACTTCGTGCGGCGGCGGATGTCGGTGGTGGTCAGCGATGCCGAACAGCACCTCATCATCACCAAGGGTGCCGCGGAGGAAGTAATGTCGGTGTGCACCTCCGAGCGTCGCGGCGACGAAGTGCGTGAGTTGACCACCGAGCGCAAGCTTGAGATCAACGCACTTATCGCGGAAAACAACAAGCTCGGCATGCGGGTGCTCGCGCTCGCAACACGGAGCGTGCGGCCGATCCCCGAGCGGGGCACTGAGGCAGACTACTTCACGAGCGATGAGCGCGACATGACCCTCGTCGGTCTGCTCGCCTTCCTTGACCCGCCCAAGGCTTCGGCATCCGATGCGATCGAAAAGATCCAGGCGTACGGCACGCAGGTGAAGGTCATCACGGGCGACAACGAGCTGGTTGCCGCGACGGTCTGCCGCGAGGTCGGGATCGACGTCGGCACCGTGGTGCTCGGCAGCGCGATCGATGATTTGTCGATGGAAGAGCTGACGGAGCTGGCGGAGCGGACCACAGTGTTCGCGAAGGTCAACCCGCTGCAGAAGGCACGCATCGTCGAGGCGATCCGCGCTGGGGATCACGTCGTCGGCTTCCTCGGTGATGGCATCAACGACGCGGCAGCGCTGCGCACGGCGGACGTCGGCATCTCCGTCGACACCGCGGTCGATATCGCGAAGGAGTCAGCTGACATCATCCTGCTGGAGAAGGATCTGGGCGTGCTCGAAGAGGGCATCATTGAGGGCCGCCGCACATTCGGGAACACCATCAAGTACATCAAGATGACGGCGTCGTCGAACTTCGGCAACATGTTCTCGGTACTTGTCGCGAGCGCCATGCTGCCGTTCATCCCGATGATCCCGCTCGTGGTGCTGGTGCAGAACCTGTCTTACGATCTCTCGATGCTCACCGTCACCTGGGACAAGATGGATGACGAGTACCTGCGCAAGCCCCGCAAGTGGGAGACGAAGAGCCTCGCACAGTTCATGATCCGGATCGGACCCATCAGCTCGATCTTCGACATCACCACCTTCGCACTGATGTGGTTCATCTTCCAGGCGAACACCGTCGGCGACGCGTCGCTCTTCCAGTCCGGTTGGTTCATCGAGTCGCTGCTGTCGCAGACTCTGATCGTGCACATGATCCGCACCAAGAAGATTCCGTTCATTCAGTCAACGGCCGCCTGGCCTGTACTGGTCGCGACTTCGATCGTGTGTGTCTTTGGTCTGATCCTGCCATTCTCGGGTTGGGGTCAGTCGCTCGGCCTGGTGCCGCTGCCCTGGAGCTACTTCCCGTGGCTGATCGGTACGCTGCTCGCTTACATGGGACTGACGCAGTTCCTGAAAGTCCGCTTCGTGAAGAAGTTTGGCACCTGGCTCTAA
- the mgtE gene encoding magnesium transporter produces the protein MTIHTEQLDQLIDRIPQQLESRELAPITAELTELSSPDLVVVFEHLSVQHRAMAHRLLPKDRALEVFEALDPALQSDLLTALQAPEVAQLFAELDPDDRMWLLDEVPAALAARLLSGLPAEERALTAGLLGYPQDSVGRRMTPEMVSTHVGTTVAATMQRVRDRLADAETIYTIPVLDHGRKVVGVISLRDLLGATDDTLVEHLMQAPHTAEATLDAEHAARLCVDLRLLAMPIVDSENRLVGMLTIDDAARIVEIEENEDSARQGGVEPLNRPYLSTPVFTIVRSRVVWLLVLALGAALTVQVLSAFEATIEQVTALALFVPLLIGTGGNTGNQAATTVTRALALGDVRPRDLARVLGKEVRTGAMLGLLLGCMGFGITAVFFSPDIGVVIGLTLLAVCTVAASVGGVMPLAARAIKVDPAVFSNPFITTFVDATGLIIYFLIARTVLQL, from the coding sequence ATGACCATTCACACCGAACAGCTCGATCAGCTCATCGATCGCATCCCGCAGCAACTCGAGAGCCGCGAACTCGCCCCGATCACTGCCGAACTCACAGAACTGTCGTCACCGGATCTGGTGGTGGTGTTCGAGCATCTTTCGGTGCAGCACCGCGCGATGGCGCATCGGCTGTTGCCGAAGGATCGTGCACTCGAGGTGTTCGAGGCGCTTGATCCTGCGCTGCAGAGCGACCTCCTCACCGCGCTGCAGGCACCGGAGGTCGCCCAACTATTCGCGGAGCTTGATCCCGATGACCGCATGTGGCTGCTCGACGAAGTACCCGCCGCGCTTGCTGCCAGGCTCCTGAGCGGTCTTCCCGCCGAAGAGCGCGCTTTGACCGCCGGGTTGCTCGGATATCCACAAGACAGCGTCGGGCGCCGTATGACACCCGAGATGGTGAGCACCCACGTTGGGACAACGGTCGCGGCGACGATGCAGAGGGTGCGTGATCGTCTCGCAGACGCCGAAACGATCTACACAATCCCGGTACTCGATCACGGCCGCAAAGTGGTTGGGGTCATTAGCCTGCGGGATCTGCTTGGTGCCACAGATGACACCCTGGTCGAGCATCTCATGCAGGCCCCTCACACCGCAGAGGCAACCCTCGACGCCGAACACGCAGCTCGGCTCTGTGTCGACCTGCGGTTACTCGCCATGCCGATCGTCGACAGCGAGAACCGTCTCGTTGGCATGCTCACCATTGATGACGCGGCACGTATCGTCGAGATCGAGGAGAACGAGGATTCGGCGCGCCAGGGCGGTGTCGAACCGCTGAATCGACCGTACCTTTCGACCCCGGTATTCACCATCGTACGCTCGCGCGTGGTGTGGTTGCTGGTGCTCGCGCTCGGTGCGGCGTTGACCGTGCAGGTGCTTTCTGCCTTTGAGGCGACAATCGAACAGGTCACGGCCCTCGCCCTGTTTGTGCCGCTGCTCATTGGCACGGGCGGCAACACCGGCAATCAGGCCGCCACCACGGTGACCCGAGCCCTCGCGCTTGGTGATGTCAGGCCGCGGGATCTTGCGCGCGTGCTCGGCAAGGAAGTACGCACGGGCGCAATGCTCGGCCTGCTCCTCGGGTGCATGGGGTTCGGGATCACCGCTGTCTTCTTCAGCCCAGACATCGGTGTGGTGATCGGACTCACCCTCCTCGCCGTCTGCACGGTCGCTGCCTCGGTCGGCGGGGTGATGCCGCTGGCCGCGCGAGCAATCAAGGTGGATCCTGCGGTATTTTCAAATCCGTTCATCACGACGTTTGTGGACGCCACAGGCCTGATCATCTACTTCCTGATCGCCCGTACGGTGCTGCAGCTGTAG
- a CDS encoding aminotransferase — MSTVPSGGLVRPEISEADAAMIARECYGLDVQVRELGSNQDRNFALVATDGSRSVLRIDNPVFEDAARDAQHAALDAYRAAGVAVASVLPGLDGELTQSWGGFAARRSEFAEGEPMVDAGYFAPIVIEEFGALAAASVNALAGLTHPGLERAQMWDMRVAYAETMGLAASITDAPLRDRVIAAAEAANAALSAVQSALPVQAIHGDLTDDNVMGRRGSDTRLHPHTVLDLGDLGMGWRVAELAVTCSSLLHHEPARPLRLLDAVSAFHRDAPLHETEARALWPLIVLRAALLVASGWRQLEIDGDNEYARERIAGEQAIFDSATLLPLAEMTEQVLARLGIAVTMPEPQSVAGDPLRALLPGLTGKVAVLDPGVESEALEAGKWQASDAEEQLIMRAFADGAPAAVLPYGVYRMTRTVVDTPDAAATWPIDAEVWLPAGGSFSVTAPAAGRVINVDAGTLRIETGDGWVLALRGIQHSLSLGTELAAGDAIASLHESTEPRSLAVGLRRADVHDTVEFDENRAALVTPERVPAWSRFTHDPAAILGLPQLAQHDESAAELARREQIFASAQERYYERPMQIERGWRHHLVDTTGRAYIDMVNNVTGLGHGHPGVADAVNRQIRILNTNSRFLYRELAEYSERLLALLPAGSELDTVLLVNSGSEAVDLALRLAQAATGRKTVVALREAYHGWTMASDAVTTSAYDNPYALENRPDWVHVADVPNRYRGTYRGEATGAQYAADLGRDLAQLAAEGRAPAAFICESVLGNAGGVLLPEGYLADTYARVRAAGGLCIADEVQVGFGRMGSSFWGFEQSGVSPDIITIAKPMGNGFPIGGVITSKRIADALATQGQFFASAGGNPLSCRVGLAVLDAMAAEGLQENARVVGARLAAGFRGLAERHAIIGPVHGEGLYLGVELVRDRDTMEPATAEAAAICERLKELGVVVLTTSERSNVLKVKPPLCLTAESADYVVSALDRVLTEGW; from the coding sequence ATGTCGACAGTTCCGTCGGGCGGCTTGGTGCGCCCGGAAATTTCAGAAGCAGATGCCGCAATGATTGCCCGCGAGTGCTACGGCCTCGACGTGCAGGTTCGAGAGCTGGGTAGCAACCAGGATCGCAACTTTGCCCTGGTTGCTACAGACGGTTCACGCAGTGTGTTGCGGATCGACAATCCGGTCTTTGAAGATGCCGCACGAGACGCGCAGCACGCCGCGCTCGATGCCTACCGGGCTGCCGGTGTGGCCGTCGCGAGTGTGCTGCCCGGGCTTGATGGCGAGCTAACGCAAAGCTGGGGCGGATTTGCGGCGCGCCGCAGCGAGTTTGCCGAAGGTGAGCCGATGGTCGACGCGGGCTATTTTGCGCCGATCGTCATCGAAGAGTTTGGGGCACTGGCTGCTGCCTCGGTGAACGCACTCGCCGGGCTGACGCATCCCGGCCTTGAACGCGCGCAGATGTGGGACATGCGTGTCGCGTACGCGGAGACGATGGGGCTCGCCGCCTCGATCACCGATGCCCCGCTGCGGGATCGGGTGATCGCCGCCGCGGAGGCGGCCAATGCCGCGCTGTCCGCGGTGCAGAGCGCACTGCCGGTGCAGGCGATCCACGGTGATCTCACCGATGACAACGTCATGGGGCGCCGTGGCAGCGACACGCGCCTGCACCCCCACACCGTGCTCGACCTCGGGGATCTCGGTATGGGGTGGCGCGTTGCCGAACTCGCCGTGACTTGTTCGTCGCTGCTGCACCACGAGCCCGCGCGTCCGCTGCGGCTCCTCGATGCCGTCAGCGCCTTCCACCGTGATGCTCCGCTACATGAGACTGAGGCGCGTGCACTGTGGCCGCTTATCGTGCTTCGGGCCGCGCTGCTCGTTGCGAGCGGCTGGCGCCAGCTCGAGATCGACGGCGACAACGAGTATGCGCGTGAGCGGATCGCGGGGGAGCAGGCGATCTTCGATTCTGCGACGCTACTGCCGCTCGCCGAGATGACCGAGCAGGTGCTCGCGCGCTTGGGTATTGCGGTTACCATGCCGGAGCCTCAGAGTGTTGCAGGAGATCCTTTGCGCGCCCTGCTGCCGGGACTCACCGGCAAGGTGGCGGTGCTTGATCCCGGTGTGGAGAGCGAGGCTCTGGAAGCCGGAAAGTGGCAGGCGTCAGACGCGGAGGAGCAGCTCATCATGCGCGCCTTCGCCGATGGCGCGCCGGCCGCAGTGCTGCCGTACGGGGTTTACCGCATGACGAGGACTGTCGTCGATACACCAGACGCTGCGGCAACCTGGCCCATCGACGCTGAAGTGTGGCTGCCTGCCGGCGGCTCCTTCTCCGTGACCGCACCCGCTGCCGGCCGGGTCATCAACGTCGACGCTGGCACCTTGCGGATCGAGACCGGCGATGGCTGGGTGCTTGCGCTGCGCGGGATCCAGCACAGCCTGTCACTCGGAACCGAACTCGCTGCGGGCGACGCGATCGCTTCGCTGCACGAGAGCACGGAACCGCGTTCACTCGCGGTGGGGCTGCGTCGCGCCGATGTTCATGACACGGTCGAATTCGACGAGAACCGCGCTGCCCTCGTGACGCCGGAGCGCGTGCCCGCATGGTCACGCTTCACGCACGACCCCGCCGCGATCCTCGGACTGCCGCAGCTTGCGCAGCACGACGAATCGGCCGCCGAGCTCGCCCGCCGCGAACAGATCTTTGCGAGTGCGCAGGAGCGCTACTATGAGCGCCCCATGCAGATCGAGCGCGGTTGGCGGCACCACCTGGTTGACACGACCGGGCGCGCCTACATCGACATGGTCAACAACGTCACGGGACTGGGGCACGGCCACCCCGGCGTCGCGGACGCGGTGAACCGGCAGATCCGGATCCTGAACACCAATTCGCGCTTCCTCTACCGCGAACTCGCCGAGTACAGTGAGCGGCTGCTTGCGCTGCTGCCCGCGGGGAGCGAACTCGATACCGTCTTGCTGGTCAACAGCGGCTCGGAGGCGGTGGATCTGGCGCTGCGGCTCGCCCAGGCCGCGACCGGACGCAAGACCGTTGTCGCACTGCGCGAGGCCTACCACGGCTGGACGATGGCCTCCGATGCAGTGACGACTTCCGCTTACGACAACCCCTATGCACTCGAAAACCGGCCCGACTGGGTGCACGTCGCCGACGTGCCGAACCGTTACCGTGGAACCTACCGCGGCGAGGCGACCGGGGCCCAGTACGCTGCAGACCTGGGGCGGGATCTTGCGCAGCTCGCCGCCGAGGGGCGGGCGCCGGCCGCGTTCATCTGCGAGTCGGTGCTCGGCAATGCCGGTGGCGTGTTGCTGCCCGAGGGGTATCTCGCGGACACTTATGCGCGAGTGCGTGCCGCGGGCGGTCTGTGCATCGCCGACGAGGTCCAGGTGGGCTTTGGTCGCATGGGGTCGAGCTTCTGGGGCTTCGAACAGTCGGGGGTCAGCCCCGACATCATCACGATCGCGAAGCCAATGGGCAACGGATTCCCGATCGGTGGCGTCATTACTTCGAAGCGGATCGCTGATGCGCTCGCAACCCAGGGGCAGTTTTTTGCCTCCGCAGGTGGTAATCCCCTGAGCTGCCGAGTGGGGCTGGCCGTGCTCGACGCGATGGCGGCGGAAGGCCTACAGGAGAACGCTCGAGTAGTGGGGGCGCGGCTCGCGGCAGGCTTCCGTGGGCTCGCCGAGCGTCACGCCATCATCGGGCCGGTGCACGGCGAGGGTCTGTACCTCGGTGTTGAGCTGGTGCGGGATCGCGACACCATGGAACCCGCGACCGCTGAGGCGGCTGCGATCTGTGAGCGCCTGAAGGAACTCGGGGTCGTGGTGCTTACGACCTCCGAGCGCTCCAACGTGCTGAAGGTGAAGCCCCCGCTGTGTCTCACCGCTGAGAGTGCCGACTACGTCGTGTCTGCGCTCGATCGGGTCCTCACCGAGGGGTGGTAG
- the rdgB gene encoding RdgB/HAM1 family non-canonical purine NTP pyrophosphatase, producing MTARTVVLASHNAHKLEELRRILGPLIPGIELVGYDGPEPIENGLSFADNALLKARAAAAHTGLPAIADDSGIAVDVLGGSPGIFSARWGGPARSDRANVDLLLWQLTDVADEHRAAGFVCAAALVVPGNDGDAHETVKLGVWPGRVLREPHGEHGFGYDPVFQPEGETRSAAELTAPEKDALSHRTRAFSALAPEIVERLA from the coding sequence ATGACTGCGCGCACGGTGGTCCTCGCCTCCCACAACGCACACAAGCTCGAGGAGTTGCGCCGGATCCTCGGCCCGTTGATCCCGGGGATCGAGCTTGTCGGTTACGACGGGCCCGAGCCGATCGAGAACGGGCTGAGCTTTGCTGACAACGCGTTACTCAAGGCGCGCGCGGCAGCCGCTCACACTGGCCTTCCCGCGATCGCCGACGACTCGGGGATCGCTGTTGATGTGCTCGGCGGTTCTCCGGGCATCTTCTCGGCGCGCTGGGGTGGACCGGCGCGCAGTGACCGGGCAAATGTTGATTTGCTGCTGTGGCAGTTGACTGACGTTGCCGACGAGCACCGCGCTGCGGGTTTCGTGTGTGCGGCAGCGTTGGTGGTGCCCGGCAACGATGGCGATGCTCACGAGACAGTGAAGCTGGGTGTGTGGCCGGGGCGCGTGCTGCGTGAGCCGCACGGCGAGCACGGCTTTGGTTACGATCCCGTGTTTCAGCCGGAGGGGGAGACTCGCTCGGCCGCCGAACTCACCGCGCCCGAAAAGGACGCTCTGTCGCACCGCACCCGTGCGTTCAGTGCGCTTGCGCCCGAGATCGTGGAGCGGCTAGCCTAG
- the rph gene encoding ribonuclease PH: MTETVRADGRKNSQMRPVAIERGWSAQAEGSALISFGNTRVLCTASFTPGVPRWLKGQGTGWVTAEYSMLPRSTNERMQRESVRGKIGGRTHEISRLIGRSLRAVIDTKALGENTIVIDCDVLQADGGTRTASITGGYVALADAIAWARAEGHIAKNAAPLTDSVAAVSVGIVGGTPMSDLAYVEDSRAETDMNVVVTGSGDFIEVQGTAEGMPFKRAELDALLDLALVSAAELTLLQGKVLAEALAESR, encoded by the coding sequence ATGACCGAAACTGTCCGCGCCGATGGGCGCAAGAACTCGCAGATGCGTCCGGTCGCGATTGAGCGAGGTTGGAGCGCTCAGGCCGAGGGCAGTGCACTCATCTCCTTTGGGAACACCCGCGTGCTCTGCACCGCGTCGTTTACGCCCGGGGTACCGCGCTGGTTGAAGGGTCAGGGTACCGGCTGGGTCACGGCCGAGTATTCGATGCTGCCGCGGTCCACGAACGAGCGCATGCAGCGTGAATCGGTGCGCGGCAAGATTGGTGGTCGCACCCACGAGATTTCGCGACTGATCGGCCGCAGCTTGCGCGCTGTGATCGACACGAAAGCGCTCGGTGAGAACACGATTGTGATTGACTGCGATGTGTTGCAGGCAGACGGCGGCACCCGCACCGCGTCGATCACCGGAGGGTATGTTGCTCTCGCTGATGCGATCGCCTGGGCCCGCGCCGAGGGACACATTGCGAAGAATGCCGCGCCGCTGACCGACAGCGTTGCAGCCGTGTCGGTCGGGATCGTCGGCGGTACGCCGATGAGTGATCTCGCCTACGTCGAGGACTCGCGCGCGGAGACGGACATGAATGTGGTGGTCACCGGATCCGGCGACTTCATCGAGGTGCAGGGCACCGCCGAGGGCATGCCGTTCAAGCGTGCAGAGCTTGACGCACTGCTTGATCTTGCGCTCGTCAGTGCGGCCGAACTGACCCTGTTGCAGGGGAAGGTCCTCGCAGAGGCTCTGGCGGAGAGTCGCTAA
- the murI gene encoding glutamate racemase has product MRTAELSPEAPIGVFDSGVGGLTVARAIRDQLPNESMIYVGDTARTPYGPRPIAEVRQFALEILDDLVSQGVKMLVIACNTASAAVLRDARERYAVPVIEVIAPTVRSAASITRNRKVGLIGTTGTIQSRAYDDLFAVRPEITLSAVACPRFVELVEAGETSGPEVLAVAEEYLAPLVDQGVDTLVLGCTHYPFLRGAIAQVMGRGVALVSSDIETANEVYRTLTELDLLRTAPTEPELRYEATGTDTAEFVDLAQRMLGIGIETVDLLSTGAIQLPVYSVDTPGGSE; this is encoded by the coding sequence GTGCGTACAGCTGAGCTATCACCGGAGGCACCCATTGGGGTCTTTGACTCCGGTGTAGGCGGACTCACCGTGGCGCGGGCGATTCGGGATCAGCTCCCGAACGAGTCGATGATTTACGTCGGTGACACGGCTCGCACGCCCTACGGCCCGCGCCCCATCGCGGAGGTGCGTCAGTTTGCGCTCGAGATCCTTGACGACCTCGTCAGCCAGGGCGTGAAGATGCTCGTGATCGCGTGCAACACGGCTTCGGCTGCAGTGTTGCGTGACGCGCGAGAGCGCTATGCCGTGCCCGTGATAGAGGTGATCGCGCCGACCGTGCGAAGTGCAGCATCAATTACTCGCAACCGGAAGGTAGGGCTCATTGGCACGACGGGCACGATCCAGTCCCGCGCGTATGACGACCTGTTCGCTGTGCGCCCGGAGATTACCCTGAGCGCCGTCGCCTGTCCGCGCTTCGTTGAGCTGGTCGAGGCCGGCGAGACGAGTGGCCCCGAGGTGCTTGCCGTGGCTGAAGAATACCTGGCGCCGTTGGTCGACCAGGGTGTTGACACGCTCGTGCTTGGCTGCACACACTACCCATTCCTGCGCGGAGCAATCGCGCAGGTGATGGGCCGCGGCGTTGCCCTCGTGTCGAGCGACATTGAGACCGCGAACGAGGTGTACCGCACACTCACCGAGCTTGACCTGCTGCGCACCGCGCCCACTGAGCCCGAGCTTCGCTACGAAGCTACCGGCACTGATACCGCAGAATTTGTCGATCTTGCCCAGCGCATGCTGGGCATCGGGATCGAAACCGTAGACCTACTTTCAACCGGGGCGATTCAACTGCCCGTTTACTCTGTCGATACCCCTGGAGGATCCGAATGA
- a CDS encoding ribonuclease HII yields the protein MTAGKAAAVDPEAQTVVSKDPTLDTEAALFAEGATLVIGMDEVGRGAIAGPVAVGAHAVAVGTSTFPEGLRDSKLLSEKRRDALAPLIEEWGAGAVGYASAEEIDEHGITAMLGEAARRALLELHRAGVSVDTAVILLDGNQDWLTPCLRKPLDVRTKVGADRSCASVAAASVRAKVARDSLMREADDVHPEYCWGSNKGYGAKAHYAGIESHGLTELHRHSWIKAGTQTER from the coding sequence GTGACGGCCGGGAAGGCTGCCGCGGTCGATCCTGAAGCTCAGACCGTGGTCTCGAAGGATCCTACCCTTGACACAGAGGCGGCACTCTTTGCCGAGGGGGCGACGCTCGTCATCGGCATGGACGAGGTTGGCCGTGGCGCGATCGCTGGCCCTGTTGCGGTCGGCGCCCACGCAGTCGCAGTGGGCACGAGCACTTTTCCTGAGGGTCTGCGAGATTCCAAGCTGCTGAGCGAGAAGCGGCGCGACGCGCTTGCGCCGCTCATCGAGGAGTGGGGTGCGGGGGCCGTGGGCTACGCGAGCGCCGAAGAGATCGACGAGCACGGGATCACGGCCATGCTGGGGGAGGCTGCCCGGAGGGCACTGCTCGAACTTCACCGTGCGGGAGTGAGTGTCGACACTGCGGTGATCCTGCTCGATGGCAACCAGGACTGGTTGACCCCGTGCCTGCGCAAACCACTCGATGTGCGCACAAAAGTTGGGGCCGATCGCAGCTGTGCGAGCGTCGCGGCGGCCTCGGTGCGAGCGAAGGTGGCGCGTGACTCGCTCATGCGTGAGGCCGATGACGTGCACCCGGAGTACTGCTGGGGCTCGAACAAGGGCTACGGCGCGAAGGCGCACTACGCGGGAATCGAATCACACGGCCTCACCGAGTTGCACCGGCACAGCTGGATTAAGGCCGGAACTCAGACCGAGCGATAG
- the lepB gene encoding signal peptidase I — translation MSETVASEPRRRHRRGGLFGFLRDLIIILVVAFLVSFLLKTFLVRSFYIPSPSMEQTLMVNDRILVNQLVPDVVGVQRGDIVVFKDPGGWLHPSGNLPPQGFEKVLQAVGLAADTSDEYVVKRVIGIGGDRVSCCDAQGRVMVNGVPIDEPYAVIPQGEKRASAIDFDVTVPEGSVWVMGDNRYASKDSRYNQDQPGKGFVPEDEIVGRAFVLNWPLNRFSWLGTPEGTFTGVEEAKTSK, via the coding sequence ATGAGCGAAACCGTGGCCTCTGAGCCTCGTCGACGGCATCGTCGTGGAGGTCTGTTCGGCTTCCTACGTGACCTCATCATCATTTTGGTGGTCGCCTTTTTGGTGTCGTTCCTGCTGAAGACATTTCTGGTGCGCAGCTTCTACATTCCTTCGCCGTCGATGGAACAGACGCTCATGGTGAACGATCGGATCCTCGTCAACCAGCTCGTGCCCGACGTTGTCGGTGTGCAGCGCGGCGACATCGTGGTGTTCAAAGATCCGGGTGGTTGGCTGCACCCGAGCGGCAATCTGCCACCTCAGGGCTTTGAGAAGGTGCTGCAAGCGGTGGGACTCGCGGCCGACACGAGCGATGAGTACGTGGTGAAGCGCGTCATCGGGATCGGAGGGGACCGAGTCTCTTGTTGCGATGCCCAGGGCCGCGTGATGGTCAACGGCGTGCCGATCGACGAACCCTACGCGGTGATTCCGCAGGGTGAGAAACGGGCCTCCGCCATTGACTTCGATGTCACCGTCCCCGAGGGATCCGTGTGGGTGATGGGCGACAACCGCTACGCGAGCAAAGATTCGCGCTACAACCAGGATCAGCCCGGCAAGGGCTTTGTGCCCGAGGATGAGATCGTCGGGCGAGCCTTCGTGCTCAACTGGCCGCTGAATCGCTTTAGTTGGCTCGGCACGCCCGAGGGCACGTTCACGGGGGTTGAGGAAGCGAAAACCTCGAAGTGA